One genomic region from Balaenoptera acutorostrata chromosome 1, mBalAcu1.1, whole genome shotgun sequence encodes:
- the LOC130704579 gene encoding calpain-2 catalytic subunit-like, translating into MDIGKGLPSASSLVVNNPSAPQRSSRRASRRERGPSTRAKALLSPEQRREGGRRRDAAAGLGLILPRFQITSAADSEAITFQKLVKGHAYSVTGAEEVESRGSLQKLIRIRNPWGEVEWTGQWNDNCPNWTTIDPEVRESLTRQHEDGEFWMSFNDFLRHYSRLEICSLTPDTLTSDAYKKWKLTKMDGNWRRGSTAGGCRNYPNTFWMNPQYLIKLEEEDEDQEDGENGCTFLVGLIQKHRRRQRKMGEDMHTIGFGIYEIPEEFTGQTNIHLSKNFFLTHRARERSDTFINLREVLNRFKLPPGEYILVPSTFEPNKDGDFCIRVFSEKKADYQVVDDEIEANLEEIPYCLSPTRSVLNNPGAAEQKITPRV; encoded by the exons ATGGACATCGGAAA AGGGCTGCCCTCAGCCTCTTCTCTGGTTGTGAATAACCCGTCAGCACCTCAAAGAAGTAGTAGGAGGGCCTCCAGGCGGGAGCGGGGGCCCTCCACCCGGGCCAAGGCCCTGCTGAGCCCTGAGcaacggagggagggagggaggaggcgggaTGCGGCGGCCGGGCTGGGACTGATTCTCCCGCGTTTCCAGATCACCAGTGCTGCAGACTCGGAGGCCATCACCTTCCAGAAGCTGGTGAAGGGGCACGCGTACTCGGTCACTGGCGCCGAGGAG GTGGAAAGCAGAGGAAGCCTGCAGAAGCTGATCCGCATCCGGAATCCCTGGGGAGAGGTGGAGTGGACCGGGCAGTGGAACGACAA CTGCCCAAACTGGACAACTATTGACCCTGAGGTGAGGGAAAGCCTGACCAGACAGCATGAAGATGGGGAATTCTG GATGTCTTTCAATGACTTCCTGAGGCACTATTCCCGCCTGGAGATCTGCAGCCTGACCCCTGACACGCTGACCAGTGACGCCTACAAGAAGTGGAAACTCACCAAGATGGATGGGAACTGGAGGCGGGGCTCCACCGCGGGCGGCTGCAGGAACTACCCGA ATACCTTCTGGATGAACCCTCAGTACCTGATCAAgttggaggaggaggacgaggaccAGGAGGACGGGGAGAATGGCTGCACCTTCCTGGTGGGTCTCATCCAGAAGCACCGGCGGCGGCAGAGAAAGATGGGCGAGGACATGCATACCATTGGCTTCGGCATCTATGAG ATTCCAGAGGAG TTCACAGGACAGACCAACATCCACCTGAGCAAGAACTTCTTCCTGACACACCGAGCGAGGGAGCGGTCGGACACCTTCATCAACCTGCGGGAGGTGCTCAACCGCTTCAAGCTGCCCCCGGGGGAGTACATCCTGGTGCCGTCCACCTTCGAGCCCAACAAGGACGGGGACTTCTGCATCCGGGTCTTTTCCGAGAAGAAAGCCGACTACCA AGTCGTCGACGATGAAATCGAGGCCAACCTTGAAGAGATACCGTACTGCTTGAGCCCCACCCGCTCTGTCCTGAACAACCCAGGAGCAGCGGAGCAGAAAATAACCCCAAGGGTTTAG